One part of the Paramormyrops kingsleyae isolate MSU_618 chromosome 2, PKINGS_0.4, whole genome shotgun sequence genome encodes these proteins:
- the niban2b gene encoding protein Niban 2b, with protein sequence MGNVVSAHLDESKRQLITARTGKVMGEFTQLYEQQYPVALFNKMRFELEANGGPQSQLLQRKAPLEDKSIFSGNLFQYLEENKKWRNRFFFIPDSHVVNYYENKLAHERGLHPKGTINCAGYRVLSSVEKYLELLETTLPGVKAKPGSSPGLKCATQFPILLWHPYARHQYFCVTTEKEQQKWLAVFQDCIRHCNNGLSEECKVQTPAFTDSVRLYRQAHDQYSTWEMMCGTPQQILANLVMETLVPELREPIAARLKGKPFEKQRNWMLISDAVYSMVQSQVGAQYEAVVQKCEASRPLLEASIRTDMDQIITSKEHVTNKIGTLVMPKAEKLLKASIQPYINSILEALMEPTSRGFSEVREVFFRELVEMSKNTLNGGSKEKLGEQMERISMLAFHPVKMQSCYEKVENLHLEGLQQRFDVSSTSVFVQRAQILMREQMDNAVYTFEQLLHQSMEGQGGEDLCKTIQRCQDRVIKKYDYDSSTVRKKFFREALLQIFIPYMLKQLTPTVTPELPKFKDLIFEDFSRFILVENIFEEVVLQSIMKDIMMAVKEAAVQRRHNLYRDSIVLTNSDPNLLLLADSAPIDWGSQYGNEKDRTDGSESQKRRKQVVSMIQLDGTQVLPHESCLEVPGVCDISEEGQDGDSTVPASSGPHQDKAVPLTNGTSQPEGSLEKAIAPTPQETRPGPSKAEPQQEEAKKSEGHVEGSPQDAAIESAIKEIENAVSGEELLSEDEGQELAKVVSISPEAHRQMGEDVSGSPQTTVPEPAATNLHSHGNTSGSAHTNEEVGAKSVSEGQMTDHSNLVTGEGLSGEQATSYPAAGGEV encoded by the exons ATGGGGAATGTAGTGTCGGCACACCTGGATGAGAGTAAACGGCAGCTGATTACGG caCGGACAGGGAAGGTGATGGGAGAGTTCACCCAGCTATACGAACAGCAGTACCCGGTTGCCCTTTTTAACAAGATGCGCTTTGAACTTGAGGCCAACGGGGGGCCCCAGTCTCAGCTTCTACAGCGCAAG GCCCCCCTAGAGGACAAGTCCATATTCTCCGGCAATTTGTTCCAGTACCTGGAGGAGAACAAGAAATGGCGCAATCGGTTCTTCTTCATCCCAGACTCCCATGTCGTCAACTACTACGAAAACAAGCTG GCTCACGAACGGGGGCTCCACCCCAAGGGGACCATCAACTGTGCTGGGTACCGTGTGCTCAGCTCGGTGGAGAAGTACCTAGAGCTGCTGGAGACCACACTGCCTG GCGTGAAGGCCAAACCAGGCAGCTCGCCGGGCCTGAAGTGTGCCACACAGTTCCCCATCCTCCTATGGCATCCGTACGCCCGACACCAGTACTTCTGCGTCACCACAGAGAAGGAGCAGCAGAAGTGGCTGGCCGTCTTTCAGGACTGCATCCGGCATTGCAACAATG GCCTGTCGGAGGAGTGCAAGGTGCAGACACCAGCCTTCACGGACTCCGTGCGGCTGTACCGGCAGGCGCACGACCAGTACAGCACGTGGGAGATGATGTGCGGGACGCCCCAGCAG ATCCTGGCAAACCTGGTTATGGAGACCCTTGTCCCAGAGCTGAGAGAGCCCATTGCTGCCCGACTGAAGGGAAAACCATTTGAGAAGCAGAGGAACTGGATGCTG ATCTCGGACGCCGTGTACAGCATGGTCCAGAGCCAGGTGGGGGCGCAGTACGAGGCAGTGGTGCAGAAGTGTGAGGCCAGTCGCCCCCTCCTGGAGGCCTCCATACGCACGGACATGGACCAGATCATCACCTCCAAGGAGCATGTCACCAACAAGATCGGCA CCCTGGTCATGCCCAAGGCCGAGAAGCTCCTGAAGGCCAGCATCCAGCCCTACATCAACTCCATCCTGGAAGCCCTGATGGAGCCCACCAGCCGCGGCTTCTCAGAAGTCCGGGAAGTGTTCTTCCGTGAACTGGTGGAAATGAGCAAGAACACACTCAATGGGGGCAGCAAAGAGAAGCTGGGCGAG CAAATGGAGAGGATCTCTATGCTGGCATTCCACCCAGTGAAGATGCAGAGCTGCTATGAGAAGGTGGAGAATCTGCATCTGGAGGGCCTCCAGCAGCGCTTTGATGTGTCCAGCACGTCCGTCTTCGTCCAGAGGGCGCAGATTCTCATGAGAGAG CAAATGGACAATGCTGTGTACACCTTCGAGCAGCTTCTGCACCAGAGTATGGAAGGCCAAGGCGGGGAGGATCTCTGCAAGACCATCCAGCGCTGTCAGGACCGGGTCATCAAG AAATATGACTATGACAGCAGCACAGTTCGTAAGAAGTTCTTCAGAGAAGCTCTTCTGCAGATCTTCATCCCATACATGCTGAAGCAGCTAACTCCAACTGTCACCCCT GAGCTGCCTAAATTCAAGGACCTGATCTTCGAGGACTTCTCACGCTTCATCTTGGTTGAGAACATCTTTGAGGAGGTGGTTCTCCAGTCCATCATGAAGGACATCATGATGG CTGTGAAAGAGGCAGCTGTTCAGAGGAGACATAATTTGTACCGGGACAGTATCGTCCTGACCAACAGTGACCCCAACCTGCTTCTACTAGCGGACAGTGCCCCCATTGACTGGGGTAGTCAGTATGGCAATGAGAAGGACCGCACGGATGGCAGTGAGTCGCAGAAGAGGAGAAAGCAAGTGGTGTCCATGATTCAGCTGGATGGGACTCAAGTGTTACCCCATGAGTCCTGCCTGGAGGTTCCAGgggtttgtgacatttctgAGGAGGGCCAGGATGGCGACAGCACTGTCCCTGCCTCATCAGGGCCACATCAAGACAAAGCAGTCCCCCTGACCAATGGGACCAGCCAGCCTGAAGGCAGCCTGGAGAAGGCTATCGCCCCTACCCCTCAGGAGACGCGGCCCGGTCCGTCGAAAGCAGAACCTCAGCAGGAAGAAGCGAAGAAATCAGAGGGGCACGTAGAAGGATCCCCACAGGATGCTGCTATAGAGAGCGCCATAAAGGAGATAGAGAATGCCGTGAGCGGTGAAGAGCTTCTCTCAGAGGACGAAGGGCAGGAGTTAGCCAAGGTGGTGTCTATAAGCCCAGAGGCACACAGGCAGATGGGAGAAGACGTATCAGGGAGTCCACAGACCACGGTACCTGAGCCAGCGGCAACCAACCTCCATTCCCATGGCAACACCAGCGGCTCCGCCCACACAAATGAGGAGGTGGGAGCCAAGTCGGTCTCAGAAGGTCAGATGACAGACCACAGTAACTTGGTTACAGGAGAAGGATTGTCAGGGGAACAGGCCACATCATATCCTGCTGCTGGTGGAGAGGTTTGA